DNA from Dasypus novemcinctus isolate mDasNov1 chromosome 19, mDasNov1.1.hap2, whole genome shotgun sequence:
GTGGAGACTGTGCAGTGCGGAGCAGTTCTCCCGAGCCCGCCTCTCTCTCCTTGAGCGGGCACCGTGCTCTGTGGGTCTGGTCTGGTTTGCGCTCCGGGGTCGTGGGGTGCTGACTGGATCCCCAGCTGCAGGCTGCCCTGGTCCCCCACGCTAAGGGCGATGGCCTCCAAGTGCACTTCCTGGCCCCGCCCTCCGGACGCTGCTCCCCTGCGCAGGCGGGCTTCCTCCCGCAGCGGCGCACGCCCTGGGACCGCAGTGGCTGCAGAGGCACCTGGCTGTGCCGCCGGGCTGTGGTCCCGCCCGGGCTGTGCCGGCCCAGCGTCCAGGCTCCCGCTCGCGGCCCCTCCCCAGGCCACGGCTGGAAGCCCCTCCCCGGGCTGGGCAGCGGTTGCCCTCAGCGCTGCCTCCTGGCCCTTTGGCTCCGGTGCCCGCTCGCTGCGTGGCCGCGTGTTCTCACTCCCAGCACAGCTTCCACTGCCTTGTGCTCAGTGGCCTGACCTGGGCCAGGTGCTGGGCGCGGGGGCGGTCAGAGCTGGAGGCGGTGCTGCCCCCGTAACGCGCCCTGCGCCTCTGCCTCCCACAGTCTACGAGAACGAGGACCAGCTTCTCTGGGACCCCAACATCCTCCCCGAGAGGGAGGTGGAGGAGTTCCTGTTCCGGGCCGTGACGCGCAGGTGGGACGAGATGGCCGGGTCCCAGCTCCCGCTCGGAGAGGCGGTCAAGGACAGCGAGCAGGTGGGGGCTGCGGGGCCTCTGGGCAGGCCGGGCAGCAGGGCGGGAGTGGGCAGGCTGGGGACGTGGGGCCCGGAGGGGCACCCAGGGCCGGCCTGGCGGCTGCCCCGCAGTACAGGTCCAAACGCCGCCTGCCGTGCGTCCAGCGGCCAGCCAGCAGCCCGAAGTAACCCCTGCAGTCAGCGTGGGGGTCGGGGAGGCCCCACGGCGGCCTGGGGGCAGGCGGGAGACAAGCGCCTCCCCCCAGGCACTCTATGAGCTGGTGAAGTGCAACTTCCACGCCGAGGAGGCGCTGCGCAGGCTGCGGTTCAACGTGAAGGTGATTCGAGGTGAGGCCCGCCCCGTCCGTgcagcccccgcccctgccccctgccccctgctccctggccccctgcccccctgGCCCCCTTCCCCCTGGCCCCCCGGTCCCCCGGCCCCCGACCCCTGCTccctggccccctgcccccctggccccctgcccccctgcccccctgcccccctggtCCCCTGGCCCCCTggtcccctgcccccctgcccccctgcccccctgcccccctgtccccctgcccccctgccccctgcccccctgccccctgccctccgctccctggccccctgcccccctgcccccctggtCCCCTGGCCCCCTGGTCCCCTGCCCCCCtgtccccctgcccccctgcccccctgcccccctgcccctctgccccctgcccccctgcccctctgccccctgccctccgctccctggcccctgcccccctGGCCCCCTTCCCCctggccccccagccccctgcccccctgcccccctgtccccctgcccccctgcccccctgccccctggccccctggtcccctgcccccctgcccccctgccccccggccTCCTTCCCCCTGGCCCCCCGGTCCCCTGGCCCCCCGGTCCCCCGGCCCCCgacccctgcccccctgcccccctgcccccctgctccctggccccctgccccccgGCCCCCTTCCCCCTGGTCCCCCGGTCCCCCGGCCCCcgacccctgccccctgcccccctgcccccctgcccccctgcccctctgcccctctgccccctgccctccgctccctggccccctgcccccctggccccctggcttcctggccccctgccccccggcccccgacccctgccccctgccccctgccccctgccccctgcccccctggcCCCCTTCCCCCTGGCCCCCCGGTCCCCCGGCCCCCGACCCCTGCTccctggccccctgccccctggccccctgccccctgtccccctggccccctgcccctctgccccctgcccccctggccccctggcctcctggacccctgcccctctgccccctgcccccctgcccctctgccccctgcccccctgcccccctgctccctgcccccctgcccccctgcccccctgcccctctgccccctgcccccctggccccctggcctcctggacccctgcccctggcccccgcccccgccctccagcccctgcccccctgcccctggcccccgcccccgccctccagcccctgcccctggccccctgCAGATGGGCTCTGTGCCTGGAGCGAGGAGGAGTGCAGGAACTTCGAGCATGGCTTCCGTGTGCACGGGAAGAACTTCCACCTGATCCAGGCCAACAAGGTGAGGGGCCTCCTGTCGGCCTCCTGTGAGCTGCGGACCCTGCTGCGGGCGCAGACGCTCGTGCGCTCCCCGGCGCAGACGTGCTCCTGCGCTTGCCCGGCCGTGGCTCCGCCCCCACCCCGTGCCCCTCCACGGCCACCAGGCCTGGCTCTGGTTGTGGATCGTGGGGCTGCGCCGGCTGGAGGGCTGTGCCGAGGCTGAGCCCGCTCACGGCGCACCGCCGCCCCCAGGTGCGCACGCGGTCTGTGGGCGAGTGCGTGGAGTACTACTACCTGTGGAAGAAGTCGGAGCGCCACGACTACTTCACCCAGCAGTCGCGCCTGGGCCGGCGGAAGTGCGTGCCGTCGGGAGCCACGTGCGTGCCGCCCCGCGAGGACGCCCTGGGCGGGCCCGGGCTCCTAGACCGCGTGCCCCCGTCCCGCCCCTCACCGTGCCGCCCCCACAGGGACACGGAGCAGGACCTGGACACCGGGGACCCCGATGCGCCCGGCCGCCCCCGTGCctcgccgccgccccccgccgccggCAGCCCCCTGCGGGGCACCGCAGCAGGCCTGTGCACAGGTGGGTCAGGCGTCAGAGCCAAGCGCCCCGCGGGTTTCCATCGCCACCAGGGAGGCAGGGGGGACCCTGGGCTCCGGCCGCCCGTCCGGTGGTCGAGCCTGGTGCGGCTCCATGCCTCCACGCCTGGCGGTTCCCAGGCTCCGTCCCGAGGGCCCTGCAGGCTGGGGCTGGCGCCCCGTGGCGCGGCGGGCTTCTTCTCGCTTCGCCTGTGCGAGTGCCGCCTGTCGTTTGAGCCTGCCGTGGAAGGTGCTGCCCACGGCCCTCGCGGGGTGGTGTGTGCGGGCTCCGCGTTCCCGAGCCTCAGGTGTCGCCCGCCTACGGTGCAGCTCGTGCGCTCACTGGCCAGCACGCTCCCGAGGCCGTGTGGGCACAGCCCCGCGTGGAGGAGTAATGccaggggctgctgggggctgctgggggctgctgggggctgtGCCGGGCAGTGCAGGTGGCCCCCGCCCAGCACACTCTCCCCCACAGGCCCTGTGGGCGTGGACGGCGCGGCCCATCATGTCGGCGAGCCCGGGGTGGACGCCCATGACCGCCCCTCCTCCGAGCCAGGGCCCCGCCCCTTCCAGCAGCTGGACGGGCCTTCGGCTGTGCTCCTGCGGCGGCCCCCGGCCTTCTACCCGCCGGCCACAGCTGCCCCAGAGCCAGCCGCCAGTGCGCGGCTGGCTGTGGACTTCGCGCTGCCCGGCGCCCTCCCTGAGGAGCTGCCCCTCATCTCCGGCCGTGTGGATCTGAGCGGGGACCCCGAGGAGGCCGTGGCGCCTGCACAGGTGGCCTTGTCAGTCGCGGAGTTTGGACTCATCGGCATTGGGGACGTGAATCCTTTCTTGGCCGCCCACCCAGCCTGCCCTGCACCAGGGCTGCACGCGGAGCCCTTGTCACAGTGagtgcccccccccacccccacgaggccccgcccctgcctccgaggccccgccccaccccaccctgccgaGGCCCTGCCCCTGAAGCCCCgccccacccaggccccaccccTGAAGCTCCgccccacccaggccccacccaccccaccccctcccgtCGAGGCCCCCCCCAGGGCGGAGACGCAGGGACGTGGGCTGGGTGCCGCTGGCTCTGGTCTCCTCTGCCTTCCTCTTGGCTGGGCAGCACATCGGGTGCTCAAGGCCCAGGAGGAGTGcgcagcccccgccccgcgccttCCCGGGCCGCGCGggatgccctgggagccactgaCAGCCCCGCTCCTCCACAGCTGTAACGTGATGACCTGCTGATCGCTGACCGCAGGGCCGCCCATGCCTGTTCCCAGCCTGGACTCGCGGCCTGCGCCCGGCCCGCCTGCGCCCGTCTTCCCGGCCTCCTCCTCACAGGCCGCGGCGGTGTCTGCTCGTCGACACTGAGGACGGGCTGGCCCAGCCTGCGCAGACCCGCCGGCCACCTGGCCTCCAGCCGCAGAGGCGAGGGAAGACGCCGTTGCCCCCAGCGGGGCAGGACCGCCCGTCCGCCGGCCACCAGCAGCCCCGGCCCTCGGCTCCCCGGCTGGTCCTCCACACCCTGGCGGGCGGGCGGCCGGAGGGCAGCTGCTACTCAGTGCCAAATCCCGGGGCACAGAGCCATATACCTCGctggcccgcccgcccgcccgcccgccacTTCAGGAAAAGCCGCACTTTAACCCGCCCCCGGCCGGCCGCCCGCGCAGCCCCGGCCCGCGAGGAGACAGCCGCCCGCTGCTGGGCCGCCCCTTCCCCTCGCTTGGTTCTGAGGCAGCGGCTCCAGGAGGACCGGCCCCTTCTGGGCTCCCCAGGGCCACGTGGCCCGCGCCGGCCGCGCAGGGCGTCCCTGCTGGATGCTCTCCAGCGTGGGGGCTGGGGtccctctccccccttcccccccctcttTTATTTATGTTTCTGTTTACAAGTCGGGGTGGCGTCCTCCGGGGGGTGGGTGGTTCCTGTGAGCCCCTCGCTCTGCAGGGCTGGACTCGACTCCCCTTGCCCCACCGAGGACCACACTGTGACGTGACcccttgctttttatttattaaacttgTTTGAGCCCATCGGTGCCTCGTGGTGGGCGGGCGGGGCTGCGGGACGCGCGGCCGACCTCCACGGGTCCTTGCTGGGGGCGCCCTGGGCCCCGCTGAGGCACGGGCCGACCAGCTTGCAAGGAGGGGCGCGTTGGGCGGCCGGGGCCAGCGGCCTCGCGGGGTGACACGAGAGCTGAAGCTGGGGGGGCGGGCTGCTTCCTGGAAGCTGGGATCAGAGTCCAGGCACAGGCCATGGCAGAGGCCACGGCCCTGGGTGCTGCAGCCAGGAAGGCCGGGGTGCAGAGCAGGCCGGAGggcggggctggggtgggggctgggcaggccctggggggcagtggggggggctCGAAGTCCTGACATTGGCTGTGGGTgagtggggggcaggaggagaCGGGGCAGTGcagtgggggggcaggggaggggcgccCGGGAGCGTGTGCGTCAGCCGTgggggggtgaggcggggctgggggctcgGGTGGGGAGGGCGTCCCAGCCTGCGTGGCGCCCCTGGGGCACGGCCCGCCTGGATTTCTCCACTTGAGGCCCCCTTCCTCGGGCTCCTGAGGGGCCTTGCACGCGCGCTGGTCAGCTCCTCGCTCTTGTGCTTGGGGGCTGTTGAGTTCGTGGTTTCACCAAATCTCTGTGTTTGCCTGTTAGCCCAGCACGTTGCCCCCACCCACTCCTGCCAGCTTGCACGGCTGATTGCCTGTGTGTTAAGGCCAGCTTGTCACACGCCTACTGATGccctcttcctttttaaaatttcctgtattttatttggGCAATTTGTGTTGTTTTGTCTTCAGATGcactattttttcatttgccaGCTCTGACCTGTCGTTACTCCCTCGTTGTGTCTTTCTTGTCTCAACTGCTGGTTGGTTTTCCCGGGGCTCCGAGTCCAGCTGCgttctctgtgtgtgccgtgTCTCGCGCTCTACTCTCTGGACGGACGGCTGCGGTTGTGGcggctgctctgctttccttTTCCGATGCTCCTGGTTTCTGAGTCAGCTCCGTCTTGGTTTTGGCTGGTTCCTCTTCTCACTGGGTCATACTTGCCTGCTGCATTTTCTTGGACTCCAGACCCTGTGGACTTGACTTTGCTGCATGCTGGATGTATTCCTTGCCTCTAACTATTTCTGAGTCTTGCCCTGGGAAGCGGTTGAGTCGCCTGGAAACTGCTTCCTCTCGGGCCTGGCCGGAGGCTCATCAGGCGGAACAGGACAGTGCTGGGTCCAGGGCGCCTTCCTCCCAGCTCCCAGGCCACGAGGGTCAGCCCTGCTAGGGGAGGAGGCGCTGCCCCGGCTCCGCTCCTCCCGCGGTCTCGCCCGCCTCGTCCTTCCTCAGCCCATGCCGCGCTGCTCGCTGCCCTGCTGAGCACGGTGGCCCCTCGCAGCTCCTGCCCGGCTGCCCCTGGCTTCCAGCCGCGCCCTCCCACGGGGGCCCGAGGCAGGTCCGGCCCCCACCCGCGGCCATGGGCCTGCCCGGGCGACCCTCCTGGCAGCGCTGCCCTCGTGGCCCCGTGCCTCGGCCGGGGCATTGGTCTGGGGGCGAGCGCCACGGTCCTGCTCTCCGTCCCGGGCGCGGCCTCTGCGGCTTTCCGCTCGTTTCTGTCGGTTTCCTCCACTCCTGCCCGCTTTGGGTGGGATGGAGTCTCTGAAGCGCTGCGCCGGCTGCCCGGGGCCCCAG
Protein-coding regions in this window:
- the MIER2 gene encoding mesoderm induction early response protein 2 encodes the protein MAEASEGRQSPGVAAGLAHSLCPREPGVPTTAVVSMGSADHRLNLAEILSQNYGVREEREAARGPEKPQEEPEKDFLTQGGDMPLDELLALYGYEASDPISEQEGEGSGAPPLPDMTLDKEQIAKDLLSGEEEEETQSSADDLTPSVTSREASVLLPSQSRARLLADGGGEPGSSASSDTEEDSLPANKCKKEIMVGPQFQADLSSLHLNRHGEKIYENEDQLLWDPNILPEREVEEFLFRAVTRRWDEMAGSQLPLGEAVKDSEQALYELVKCNFHAEEALRRLRFNVKVIRDGLCAWSEEECRNFEHGFRVHGKNFHLIQANKVRTRSVGECVEYYYLWKKSERHDYFTQQSRLGRRKCVPSGATDTEQDLDTGDPDAPGRPRASPPPPAAGSPLRGTAAGLCTGPVGVDGAAHHVGEPGVDAHDRPSSEPGPRPFQQLDGPSAVLLRRPPAFYPPATAAPEPAASARLAVDFALPGALPEELPLISGRVDLSGDPEEAVAPAQVALSVAEFGLIGIGDVNPFLAAHPACPAPGLHAEPLSHCNVMTC